A stretch of Aphanothece sacrum FPU1 DNA encodes these proteins:
- a CDS encoding DUF7219 family protein — translation MTTNPNHEQFFYPRSSYYGEIKPENLVFNANLQEFAQRVSYLCNLETGGKIPPDQAYHQIKALWKQLKKSKNELQIGENPFQVEGDDQSSNT, via the coding sequence ATGACGACTAATCCCAATCACGAGCAATTTTTTTATCCCCGTAGTTCCTACTATGGAGAAATCAAACCCGAAAACTTGGTTTTCAATGCTAATTTACAAGAGTTTGCTCAACGAGTTAGCTATCTGTGTAACTTAGAAACGGGGGGTAAAATCCCCCCAGATCAAGCTTATCATCAAATTAAAGCCCTCTGGAAACAACTCAAAAAAAGTAAAAATGAACTTCAAATCGGGGAAAATCCTTTTCAAGTAGAGGGTGACGACCAATCCTCAAACACTTAA